TTTGGGACCGCAGGTCCGCTTCCAGCTGCTCCCCACCCCGCCTCTCAGCGACGCAGTTGCTTTCAGCTGCTTCTCCAGTGCTCGTCTTGGAGCGATCAGGACTTTCACCTATTGATGTCATGTATGTGTAATCGCACTAGCTGGATTCGGAAGAATTCGGACCCTCATCGATTCACCGTCTCGCGAAGGTATTGCTCCATGCGACTGGCGGTCATTTGCCCATAGTTGATGGTTCCGAGCCAACCCGACATAATGATACCGACTGATCCGGCATGATAGGCTCCGCTGACCACTTGCGGCAGTTTCTGAGAGACCTCCAATCCCTCATATTTCGTTCCAAACGACGCTCCACTCCAGTGTTGGGTAAAGTGATGAATCGTGCGCGGGGTTGCTGCTTCGATGTGATCAATTTTTTCCCGGATGCCCGGTAGAAAGCGCTCCAATGTTTCCAGCGTGGCTTCGATTAGTTCCCGTTTTCTGGTTTCATATTCATGCTCATCCAAATCGTTCCAGTCCTTCCAGTTGGCATTGCTTGAGGCAACAATGCTGTAGCGCGGCACCTTCAGGTGTGGACGGGTTTCCGGGTAATAAAAGGAAAACGTGCGGCTTGTTGTTGTGGGTGCTTTGAGCGCCTTCGAACTGAACTCTGCGTCATCGGAAACAAAGAGCAGGTCGCCCACATGAGGAATGGATGTACCTTTGCGAAGACCCAGATACACCTGGCACGAGCTGCTGTTGAGGCGCACGGCTTCGGTCGCCTTCACAAATTCAGGGTCCGCGATCGCCTCCGCTCCGATCAACCCCAATACGGTGCGCTTCAGATTTGAGTTGGAGAGCACCGCACGGGCGCGCAGCGTGCGACCTTCCGCTTTGACTCCCAGCACTTCGGGTTTTCCGGTTTCTGGATTTCGTCCGGTTACAACGCTTTCCACACAGGCTCGTCTGACAATGTGTACTCCCTTTTCCTCCAACAGCTGCACCATGCGTTTGATCAGTTGATCCGTGCCTCCCTGAAAGGTGTAGATGCCCTGTTTCATGAAATTGAAAAAAACGATGCTGTAAACCAGAGCAGGGTCGTCTTCACTGGAGCCGTTTGCATAGGCAATGGGTTCCAGAAGTAGGCGTTTGATGTCATTGCGTCCTGGGAAAAAAGAGTCGATCAACTCTCCCGTACTGAGGGGGCTGTTGAGAAAGCGTTCAGAATCCGAGACCGTGTCAAAAAATTCTGCAACTTTCCCGGCTGAAATCCCGAACGAATCCACCAGCACCCGGGTGAAATCTTCACGGTCATAGGTAGTCTGGAGCGAAAACTGCGGGTTGGCGAAGCGTAGATCACGCAGGGGAACAATGGAATCCGCAATCTCCTTCGACCAGTAGCGTCGGCAAGACTTTATCATTCCTACCGGAAATCCGTGAAGGGAAATATCAAAAACATGTCCTCCCTTGCGTTTGAACCAGGTTGCCAGGCCGCCGATTTGATAATGTTGTTCCAGGATGATCACGCGATACCCCTGCTTGGCGAGGTAGTGTGCACCCGTCAAACCGGCAAGCCCACTGCCAATCACGACAACATCATAAGCATCTGTGGTTCCTTTCCATTTTGCCGCACCTTCCGTTGTTCGCCGACCTTCAGCTTCTCCGATTGCTTCCCCCATGCTGATTCCGAGTCCGTCTGTTGTCCTATGCTCAGGCCTCTGTTGCCATGTGCGCGAAAGCTCGCGAAGCGACCTCAATTGCACTGTCAATCACCGCATCCGTGTGCGCAAGACTGACAAACCAGTTGTGGTGAGGGTGAAAAAGGACTCCTTCTTCAGCGCAGAGTTCCGAAAACCGTTGCATCTGCCTCAGGTCTGCATCGCCGTCGAATGCAATCATCGGGGCCGCAAAAGGTTCGCTTCCAATGATGCGAATGCCGTGGCTTGCAGCTGCGGTTTCCAGTCCTCGAATCAGGCGTTCACCAGTTCTGGTCAGTGTTGCAGGGACATTGTCACGTTCGATGATTTCGAGGCATTTTTTTGCCGCCGCCAGCGCAATTCCGTCGTTCCAGTAGCTTCCCGTCAGAAAGACTTTTCCGGCTGCAGCCTTCAGTGCCTCTGTTCCCACTGCTGCGGAGACGGGGTATCCATTGCCCATGGCCTTGCAGTAGCATGCGATGTCGGGCTTGAACCCATAGATCCGGTGCGATCCACCGCTGTGGATGCGGAAGCCTGCGCGAATGTCATCGAGTACCAGCACAACGCCATGCTCCCGACAGCGACGGTTAACCGTTTCAACAAAAACATTGCTCGGAGCAACGTTGGTGCCAAATGCGGGATGATGATAGGGATTGAGAATCAGCGCGGCGATATCACCAGCATGCTTCTTCAGAAGGTGATCCAATCCGTCAACATCGTTCCAATCGAATGCATGCACATGCATGCGGTCTTCAGGGATAATGCCACCAGGGGAGGGATTCGTCCAGGCATCGACTCCATGATAGGCTCCTTTCACGACAAGCACCTTACGCCGGCCTGTGTGCTGGCGTGCCACCTGAATCGCCCAAGTTGTGACATCGGAGCCGTTCTTGGCAAACACACTCCAGTCCGCAAAATCGATGCGCTGTACCAACAGCTCGGCTAATTCCACCATGATGGTGTGGGGATGACTGAACAATCCCCCACTCTCCCGCATGCGGTTCGCTGCCTGCTCCACCTCGGGATGCTGATGTCCGAGGATGATGGGACCATAAGCGCAGAGAAAATCAAGGTAGCGATTGCCATCGACATCCCACAGGTAGGCTCCCTCCGCTTTGTTGATATAATAGGGAAAGGTCAAGGGCAGCGAGGCAGCCGGGCTGGTGTGCCCATACACGCCACCTGGAATAACCTGGGTAGCGCGTTCATACCAGCTCAGCGATTGGGTTCGCGCTTGCGAATGCGTGATTTGCTCCATAGCGGGAAATTTTTGATATTGGAGCAGGCTCGCGCTAGTTGTCAAACAGTTGAACAAACTCACGGGGGGGCGTGCTTTCAACACTCAGCTCAATGCCCGAAGCAGGGTCACTGAGTTGGATTTTTTCCGCATGCAACATCAGTCGTTGCAGTCCCCAGTTCTTCTTCGCATGAGCATTCACTTTAAAATCCCCATACGTGCGATCTCCAATGATCGGGAGCTGATGGTGCGCCGACTGCACACGAAGCTGGTGGGTCCGCCCCGTCAAGGGCCTCAGGGACAGCAGACTTAAGCGCTTGCGCGCATCCTGCCGCAGCACACTCCACTCCGTCAGCGATGGTTCTCCCGCACGTCCTGCCTTCACTGCAGTTCGCACCTGACTTCCACCCTTTTCCGAGCGGGTTGACAATGTATCCTTCCAGCGTCCGTGCATGGCACGAGGCATCCCGCTCACGAGGGCCAGGTAGCGCTTATGAATTTTCCTTTCCTTGAACAGACTGCGGATGCGCCTGGCAATCGCTGGATCTGTTGATCCCAGCAACACTCCTGAGGTTGGTGAGTCCAGGCGATGGCAGATGAAATACAGACGTCGCTCCTGTTGTTCATCATAC
The sequence above is a segment of the Puniceicoccaceae bacterium genome. Coding sequences within it:
- a CDS encoding aminotransferase class III-fold pyridoxal phosphate-dependent enzyme gives rise to the protein MEQITHSQARTQSLSWYERATQVIPGGVYGHTSPAASLPLTFPYYINKAEGAYLWDVDGNRYLDFLCAYGPIILGHQHPEVEQAANRMRESGGLFSHPHTIMVELAELLVQRIDFADWSVFAKNGSDVTTWAIQVARQHTGRRKVLVVKGAYHGVDAWTNPSPGGIIPEDRMHVHAFDWNDVDGLDHLLKKHAGDIAALILNPYHHPAFGTNVAPSNVFVETVNRRCREHGVVLVLDDIRAGFRIHSGGSHRIYGFKPDIACYCKAMGNGYPVSAAVGTEALKAAAGKVFLTGSYWNDGIALAAAKKCLEIIERDNVPATLTRTGERLIRGLETAAASHGIRIIGSEPFAAPMIAFDGDADLRQMQRFSELCAEEGVLFHPHHNWFVSLAHTDAVIDSAIEVASRAFAHMATEA
- a CDS encoding NAD(P)/FAD-dependent oxidoreductase encodes the protein MGEAIGEAEGRRTTEGAAKWKGTTDAYDVVVIGSGLAGLTGAHYLAKQGYRVIILEQHYQIGGLATWFKRKGGHVFDISLHGFPVGMIKSCRRYWSKEIADSIVPLRDLRFANPQFSLQTTYDREDFTRVLVDSFGISAGKVAEFFDTVSDSERFLNSPLSTGELIDSFFPGRNDIKRLLLEPIAYANGSSEDDPALVYSIVFFNFMKQGIYTFQGGTDQLIKRMVQLLEEKGVHIVRRACVESVVTGRNPETGKPEVLGVKAEGRTLRARAVLSNSNLKRTVLGLIGAEAIADPEFVKATEAVRLNSSSCQVYLGLRKGTSIPHVGDLLFVSDDAEFSSKALKAPTTTSRTFSFYYPETRPHLKVPRYSIVASSNANWKDWNDLDEHEYETRKRELIEATLETLERFLPGIREKIDHIEAATPRTIHHFTQHWSGASFGTKYEGLEVSQKLPQVVSGAYHAGSVGIIMSGWLGTINYGQMTASRMEQYLRETVNR
- a CDS encoding RluA family pseudouridine synthase — its product is MDEDSLAFPLPLGRGVRVLAAHPSGWVALDKPAGILSTPNAPSDLKQTLLRAKFSKKDEAYVWYDEQQERRLYFICHRLDSPTSGVLLGSTDPAIARRIRSLFKERKIHKRYLALVSGMPRAMHGRWKDTLSTRSEKGGSQVRTAVKAGRAGEPSLTEWSVLRQDARKRLSLLSLRPLTGRTHQLRVQSAHHQLPIIGDRTYGDFKVNAHAKKNWGLQRLMLHAEKIQLSDPASGIELSVESTPPREFVQLFDN